The window GGCAAGCTGTTGGCCCGTGAGCGGGTGGACCTGCTGATCGATCCGGGAACGGCGTTCCTCGAATTGTCGCCGCTCGCCGCCTACGACCTCTATGGCGGCGACGTCCACTCCGCCAGCATCGTCACCGGCATCGGCCGTGTCGCGGGCCGCGAGTGCGTGATCGTCGCCAACGATGCGACCATCAAGGGCGGCACTTATTACCCGATGACGGTGAAGAAGCATCTGCGGGCGCAGGACATCGCGCGCCAGAATAATCTGCCGTGTATCTACATGGTGGATTCCGGCGGTGCCTTCCTGCCGCAGCAGGACGAGATCTTTCCGGACGAGCGCCATTTCGGCCGTATCTTCTACAATCAGGCGCAACTGTCGTCGCAGGGCATTCCGCAAATCGCCATCGTGATGGGATCGTGCACCGCGGGCGGCGCTTACGTCCCGGCGATGTCCGACGAGAGCATTATCGTCCGTAATCAAGGCACCATCTTCCTTGGCGGACCGCCGCTGGTGAAGGCTGCGACCGGTGAAGTCGTCACCGCCGAAGAGCTCGGCGGCGCCGATGTCCATAGCCGGCAGTCCGGTGTCACCGACCACTATGCCCAGAACGACGCCCATGCCATCGGCATCGCACGGCGGATCGTCGGCAACCTCAACCCGGCCGTGAGCGCCGCCACCGGCTGGCGCCAGCCGCGTGAGCCGCTGTATGCGCCGGAGGAAATCTACGGCGTCGTTCCCGCGGATGCCCGCAAACCGTTCGATGTCCGCGATATCATCGCGCGCATTGTCGACGGCTCGGAATTCGAGGAATTCAAGAAGCTTTACGGGCAAACGCTGATTTGCGGCTTCGCCCATATCTGGGGTTACCCGGTCGGCATCATCGCCAACAACGGCATCCTCTTTAGTGAGAGCTCGCTCAAGGGCGCGCACTTCATCGAACTGTGTTGCCAGCGCAAGATCCCACTGCTGTTCCTGCAGAACATCACCGGCTTCATGGTCGGCAAGAAGTACGAAGCCGGCGGCATTGCGCGCGACGGCGCCAAGCTCGTCACCGCGGTCGCCACCGCCGGCGTGCCCAAATTCACTGTGGTGATCGGCGGCTCCTACGGCGCCGGCAACTACGGCATGTGCGGCCGCGCCTACAGCCCGCGCTTCCTCTGGATGTGGCCGAATGCCCGCATCTCCGTGATGGGCGGCGAGCAGGCCTCCATGGTGCTGAGCACCTTGCGTCGTGACAACATCGAGGCCAAGGGCGACACCTGGTCGACCGAGGAGGAAGATCAGTTCCGCACCCCGATCCGCGCCCAATACGAAAAGCAGGGCCATCCTTATTACGCCACCGCACGGCTGTGGGACGACGGCGTGATCGATCCCGCCGACACCCGCCTGGTGCTGGGGTTGGGGCTGTCGGCAGCAGCCAATGCGCAGATCGAGCCGACCAAATTCGGCGTGTTCAGGATGTGATGATGACAGAGATCGTACGCATCGAACGCGAAAACGGTCTGGCCCGCATCGTGCTGAACCGGCCGGAACGCAACAATGCTTTCGACGAGGCGCTGATCGCAGCATTGGCGCAGGCGTTCGACGGCATCGCCCGGGACAGCGAGGTGTCGACTGTCGTGGTGCAGGGCGAGGGCAAGAGCTTTTGTGCCGGCGCCGACATCAACTGGATGAAGAAGGCCGCGGGCTACAGCCGCGAGGAGAACATCCGCGACGCCCAGCCGCTGGCACGGATGCTGGCCGCGCTCGACCGCATGCCGCAGACCACCATCGCCCGGGTGCAGGGGCCGGTCTATGGTGGCGGCGTTGGCCTTGTGGCCGCCTGCGACATTGCCATTGCGACGGACGAAGCCACGTTCTGCCTGTCCGAAGTGCGGCTGGGATTGGTCCCTGCTGTGATCAGCCCCTACGTCGTTCGCGCCATGGGCGTGCGCCAGGCGCGCCGTTACTTCCAGACTGCGGAGGCATTCGCCGCGCCGGAGGCCGCACGGATTGGCTTGGTCCACGAGGTGGTAGCGATTGACGCCATCGATGCGCGCATTGCTGCTCTGGTCAAGCAACTCAAAACCGGCGCGCCGGCGGCCCGTGCCGCCGCCAAGGCGCTGGTCGAAACAGTGGCCGGGCGGCCGATCGATGAGGATGTGCTGAGCGAGACGGCGCAGCTGATCGCCGAGATGCGGGCCAAGCCCGAGGCCCGCGAAGGGCTCTCGGCATTCCTCGAAAAGCGCAAGCCGGTTTGGAGCCAGACGTGACCGAGCCTCATTCCCTCTACCGCCGCTTCCGCACGCTCTTGATCGCCAATCGCGGCGAGATCGCCTGCCGCGTCATCCGCTCCGCCAAGGCCATGGGGCTGCACACCGTCGCGGTCTATTCCGAAGCGGATCAGGACGCGCTCCACGTGGCCATGGCTGACGACGCCATCCTGCTGGGGCCGGCGCGCGCGCGCGACAGTTATCTCAACATCGACCGCATCATCGCCGCGGCCAAAGCCACCGGCGCCGAAGCTGTCCATCCCGGCTATGGCTTCCTGTCGGAAAGCGCCGAGTTCGCTCAGCGCTGCGCCGATGCGGGGCTTATTTTTGTCGGCCCGACCGCCGCCATGATCACCGCCATGGGCTCCAAATCCGGCTCCAAGGCGCTGATGGAAGCGGCCGGCGTGCCGCTGGTGCCGGGCTATCATGGCGACGCCCAGGACGAGACGACGCTGTCCAATGCGGCGGCGAAAATCGGCTATCCCGTGCTGATCAAGGCCTCGGCCGGCGGCGGCGGCCGCGGCATGCGCATTGTGCGCGAAGCCGAGCAATTGCAGTCGTCCGTGGTCAGCGCCAAGCGCGAGGCGCTGGCCGCTTTCAGCGACGACAAGGTGTTGATCGAGAAGTATGTCGATAACCCGCGCCACATCGAGGTGCAGGTGATCGGCGACAGCCATGGCAATCTGCTGTCGCTGTTCGAGCGCGAGTGCACCTTG is drawn from Bradyrhizobium prioriisuperbiae and contains these coding sequences:
- a CDS encoding carboxyl transferase domain-containing protein; translation: MPLHSGIDPKSSDFARNSEAMQALVADLRQKLEQVAGGGGESSRARHTSRGKLLARERVDLLIDPGTAFLELSPLAAYDLYGGDVHSASIVTGIGRVAGRECVIVANDATIKGGTYYPMTVKKHLRAQDIARQNNLPCIYMVDSGGAFLPQQDEIFPDERHFGRIFYNQAQLSSQGIPQIAIVMGSCTAGGAYVPAMSDESIIVRNQGTIFLGGPPLVKAATGEVVTAEELGGADVHSRQSGVTDHYAQNDAHAIGIARRIVGNLNPAVSAATGWRQPREPLYAPEEIYGVVPADARKPFDVRDIIARIVDGSEFEEFKKLYGQTLICGFAHIWGYPVGIIANNGILFSESSLKGAHFIELCCQRKIPLLFLQNITGFMVGKKYEAGGIARDGAKLVTAVATAGVPKFTVVIGGSYGAGNYGMCGRAYSPRFLWMWPNARISVMGGEQASMVLSTLRRDNIEAKGDTWSTEEEDQFRTPIRAQYEKQGHPYYATARLWDDGVIDPADTRLVLGLGLSAAANAQIEPTKFGVFRM
- a CDS encoding enoyl-CoA hydratase-related protein — encoded protein: MTEIVRIERENGLARIVLNRPERNNAFDEALIAALAQAFDGIARDSEVSTVVVQGEGKSFCAGADINWMKKAAGYSREENIRDAQPLARMLAALDRMPQTTIARVQGPVYGGGVGLVAACDIAIATDEATFCLSEVRLGLVPAVISPYVVRAMGVRQARRYFQTAEAFAAPEAARIGLVHEVVAIDAIDARIAALVKQLKTGAPAARAAAKALVETVAGRPIDEDVLSETAQLIAEMRAKPEAREGLSAFLEKRKPVWSQT